A DNA window from Pseudarthrobacter sp. W1I19 contains the following coding sequences:
- the fdhA gene encoding formaldehyde dehydrogenase, glutathione-independent, with translation MSGNRAVAYKEPGVVEIINTDYPTFELKDGPGVNPANVGRKVPHGAILRTVTTNICGSDQHMVRGRTTAPKDLVLGHEITGEVVEVGSDVEFIKVGDIVSVPFNISCGRCRNCKERKTGICLNVNPDRPGSAYGYVDMGGWVGGQAEYVLVPYADWNLLRFPDRDQALEKIMDLTMLSDIFPTGFHGAVTAGVGVGSTVYIAGAGPVGLAAAVGAQLLGAAVVIVGDMNEDRLAQARSFGCETVNVTNGDPKDQIEQILGVPEVDCGVDAVGFEARGHGKDASHEAPATVLNSLMDITAAGGALGIPGLYVTGDPGGIDEAAKHGSLSLSLGTGWAKSLSFTTGQCPVMSYNRQLMMAILHDKVQIAKAVNATAIPLEDAPRGYAEFDAGSATKFVLNPNGYVKA, from the coding sequence ATGTCAGGAAACAGAGCCGTCGCCTACAAAGAACCCGGTGTCGTCGAAATCATCAACACCGACTACCCGACGTTCGAACTCAAAGATGGGCCTGGCGTCAATCCGGCCAATGTGGGCCGAAAAGTACCCCACGGCGCGATCCTGCGCACGGTGACCACCAATATCTGCGGCTCGGACCAGCACATGGTCAGGGGCCGGACCACCGCCCCTAAGGACCTCGTCCTTGGCCATGAAATCACTGGCGAAGTGGTGGAGGTCGGTTCGGATGTGGAGTTCATCAAGGTGGGAGACATTGTCTCTGTACCTTTCAACATCTCCTGCGGCCGTTGCCGGAACTGCAAGGAGCGCAAGACGGGCATCTGCCTGAACGTCAACCCTGACCGCCCGGGAAGCGCCTATGGTTATGTGGACATGGGCGGCTGGGTGGGCGGCCAAGCCGAATATGTGCTGGTCCCCTACGCTGACTGGAATCTGCTCAGGTTCCCGGACCGCGACCAGGCCCTGGAAAAGATCATGGACCTGACCATGCTTTCCGACATCTTCCCCACAGGCTTTCACGGCGCCGTCACCGCCGGAGTGGGCGTTGGATCCACCGTCTACATTGCCGGTGCCGGTCCGGTGGGCCTCGCGGCCGCCGTCGGCGCGCAGCTGCTCGGTGCCGCCGTCGTGATTGTCGGTGACATGAACGAAGACCGCCTGGCCCAGGCCCGCTCCTTCGGCTGCGAAACGGTGAACGTCACCAACGGCGATCCGAAGGACCAGATCGAGCAAATCCTTGGCGTCCCCGAAGTGGATTGCGGGGTCGACGCCGTAGGGTTCGAAGCCCGCGGTCACGGCAAGGACGCCTCCCACGAGGCCCCCGCCACCGTGCTGAACTCGCTCATGGACATCACCGCTGCAGGCGGGGCACTTGGCATTCCCGGCCTGTATGTCACCGGCGACCCTGGTGGAATTGACGAGGCAGCAAAGCACGGCTCCCTGTCGCTGTCCTTGGGCACCGGTTGGGCAAAGTCCCTGTCATTTACTACCGGACAGTGCCCCGTCATGTCTTACAACCGCCAACTGATGATGGCGATCCTGCACGACAAGGTCCAGATCGCCAAGGCAGTAAACGCCACAGCGATCCCACTTGAGGATGCACCGCGCGGTTACGCCGAATTCGACGCCGGTTCGGCAACGAAATTCGTGCTGAATCCGAACGGGTACGTCAAGGCGTAG
- a CDS encoding ABC transporter ATP-binding protein, with product MSPEPTREAGTKAAPASKTASADVVRIPRPAGGPGRGGPFAGMNVPAEKAMNFWPSARRLLGKLRPERAWLLLVLAASVISVALQVIGPRLLGEGTNLIFAGVVSKELPAGVGKEQLIAQLRAAGENQKADMLTPMALTPGQGIDFAALGSVLTWALVLYVLASGFMWVQAYVLNGVVQRTVFGLREEIEAKIHRLPLRYFDSIQRGELLSRVTNDVDNISQSLQQTISQAVTSVLSVVGVLVMMVILSPTLALIALVTIPLTLGITALIAKRSQKLFVAQWKNTGELNGQIEETYTGHALVKVFGRQREVEERFRQKNAELYDASFGAQFISGLIMPAMTFIGNLVYVGIAVVGGLQVASGAMQLGDVQAFIQYSRQFTMPLAQLGSMANLLQSGVASAERVFSLLDEDEESVEPAPSTGPVFGRGRLVFEDASFSYSPDKPLIAGLSLVAEPGQTVAIVGPTGAGKTTLVNLMMRFYELDAGRITLDGVDVTAVPRRELRSRLGMVLQDTWLFGGTIRDNIAYGRPSASEAEILEAARATYVDRFVRSLPEGYDTVLEDEGGNVSAGEKQLLTIARAFLARPSVLILDEATSSVDTRTEVLVQKAMSALRSDRTSFVIAHRLSTIRDADLILVMEAGQIVEQGTHASLLAAGGAYARLYEAQFAAPTAEV from the coding sequence ATGAGCCCGGAACCCACTCGCGAAGCCGGCACCAAGGCCGCACCTGCCTCCAAAACCGCAAGTGCCGACGTCGTACGCATTCCACGTCCGGCAGGCGGACCGGGACGTGGCGGGCCCTTCGCCGGGATGAACGTCCCGGCGGAGAAGGCGATGAACTTCTGGCCGTCGGCCAGGCGGCTGCTGGGGAAGCTGCGGCCGGAGCGGGCGTGGCTGCTGCTGGTGCTGGCGGCGTCGGTGATTAGCGTTGCGCTGCAGGTGATCGGGCCGCGGCTGCTGGGGGAGGGCACCAACCTGATTTTCGCCGGGGTGGTGTCCAAGGAGCTGCCCGCCGGGGTGGGCAAGGAGCAGCTGATCGCGCAGCTGCGGGCCGCGGGGGAGAACCAGAAGGCGGACATGCTGACGCCCATGGCACTGACGCCGGGGCAGGGGATCGACTTCGCCGCGCTGGGCAGCGTGCTGACGTGGGCGCTGGTGCTGTATGTGCTGGCGTCGGGATTCATGTGGGTGCAGGCGTATGTGCTGAACGGGGTGGTGCAGCGGACGGTGTTCGGGCTGCGCGAGGAGATTGAGGCGAAGATCCACCGGCTGCCGCTGCGGTATTTCGATTCGATCCAGCGCGGCGAGCTGCTCAGCCGGGTCACGAACGATGTGGACAACATTTCGCAGAGCCTGCAGCAGACCATCAGCCAGGCGGTGACGTCGGTGCTGTCCGTGGTGGGTGTGCTGGTGATGATGGTGATCCTTTCGCCCACGCTGGCGCTGATCGCGCTGGTGACCATTCCGCTGACGCTGGGGATCACGGCGCTGATTGCCAAGCGCTCGCAGAAGCTGTTTGTGGCGCAGTGGAAGAACACGGGGGAGCTGAACGGGCAGATCGAGGAGACGTACACCGGGCATGCGCTGGTGAAGGTGTTCGGTCGGCAGCGCGAGGTGGAGGAGCGGTTCCGGCAGAAGAACGCGGAGCTGTACGACGCAAGTTTCGGGGCGCAGTTCATTTCCGGGCTGATCATGCCGGCCATGACGTTCATCGGGAACCTGGTGTACGTGGGGATCGCGGTGGTGGGCGGCCTGCAGGTGGCGTCCGGTGCGATGCAGCTGGGTGATGTGCAGGCGTTCATCCAGTACTCGCGCCAGTTCACCATGCCGCTGGCGCAGCTAGGGTCCATGGCGAACCTGCTGCAGTCCGGGGTGGCTTCGGCGGAGCGGGTGTTCTCGTTGCTTGATGAGGACGAGGAGTCCGTGGAGCCTGCCCCGTCCACTGGTCCTGTATTTGGGCGGGGGCGGCTGGTGTTCGAGGATGCGTCCTTCTCGTACTCGCCGGACAAGCCGCTGATCGCCGGGCTTTCCCTGGTAGCGGAGCCGGGGCAGACCGTGGCGATTGTGGGGCCCACCGGGGCGGGCAAGACCACGCTGGTGAACCTGATGATGCGGTTCTACGAGCTGGACGCCGGGCGGATAACGCTCGACGGCGTGGACGTCACCGCGGTGCCGAGGCGCGAGCTGCGCTCGCGGCTGGGGATGGTGCTGCAGGACACGTGGCTGTTTGGTGGGACCATCCGGGACAACATTGCTTACGGGCGGCCTTCGGCTTCGGAGGCAGAGATTCTGGAGGCGGCGCGGGCGACGTACGTGGACCGGTTCGTGCGGTCACTGCCCGAGGGGTACGACACGGTGCTGGAGGATGAGGGTGGGAACGTGTCCGCGGGGGAGAAGCAGTTGCTGACGATTGCGCGGGCGTTCCTGGCCCGACCGTCGGTGCTGATCCTGGACGAGGCGACGTCTTCGGTGGACACCCGGACCGAGGTGCTGGTGCAGAAGGCGATGAGCGCTTTGCGTTCCGACCGGACTTCGTTTGTGATCGCGCACCGCCTGTCCACGATCCGCGACGCTGACCTCATCCTGGTGATGGAGGCCGGCCAGATCGTGGAGCAGGGGACGCACGCTTCACTGCTGGCTGCCGGCGGGGCTTATGCGCGGCTGTACGAGGCGCAGTTCGCGGCTCCTACGGCGGAGGTTTAG
- a CDS encoding lmo0937 family membrane protein translates to MLLWIAIIIAVLWLLGLLTNIGGGLIHILLVIAVVVLVFHFIQGRTRA, encoded by the coding sequence GTGTTGCTTTGGATAGCCATCATCATCGCAGTTCTCTGGCTTTTAGGACTGCTCACCAATATCGGCGGCGGCCTCATACACATACTTCTGGTTATTGCCGTCGTGGTCCTGGTCTTCCACTTCATTCAAGGCAGGACCCGGGCCTAA
- a CDS encoding AAA family ATPase, with protein sequence MSELRNVSRIRAEGVLDEFSYDIRYGGSDDAGRIRVIYAPNGRGKTNFIKAVSYLLTPSLESLQALIEVPIRKLTVEFEGGGSVGIARQAAFAGSFTATANLPLESGEKHTLAIEPSDFAGRLYRRVWDERQDFNQYVEAATALTTGAALIGDDRLALSVDETRESIRGDAVYGSPRRKGPGSVGRLLDRVERMLSQSAFAGLARETAAAGVYAQITRTTLAGSKNLTSTSARLALESKIADLIRAGAAYEPYGLLSLRQLRDISSQLTEARQNSGQLPTLHRILNPYLDSVQDQVESLAPALQLIDTFVTGVNNFLDRKELRFSTAHGISLVGGGDGVRLQPDVLSSGERHLLYLMSHAILATADRPLLVIDEPELSLGIDWQRNLLPELLRCTASAGVQFLVASHSLQVMNAVPRRDIVLPGED encoded by the coding sequence ATGTCCGAGCTGCGGAATGTTTCCCGTATACGCGCTGAAGGGGTGCTTGACGAATTCAGTTACGATATCCGCTACGGCGGTTCAGATGACGCTGGTCGAATAAGGGTGATCTACGCACCCAACGGCCGTGGAAAGACGAATTTCATCAAGGCGGTCAGCTATCTACTGACCCCGTCTCTGGAATCCCTGCAGGCACTCATTGAGGTGCCTATTAGGAAGCTAACCGTTGAGTTTGAGGGAGGGGGATCGGTTGGCATAGCACGTCAGGCGGCGTTCGCCGGATCATTCACCGCGACGGCTAATCTGCCTTTGGAGAGCGGCGAAAAGCACACGCTTGCAATTGAACCTTCCGATTTTGCGGGACGACTATACAGGCGTGTATGGGACGAACGTCAAGATTTTAATCAGTATGTAGAGGCTGCAACGGCCTTGACCACAGGTGCCGCTCTCATTGGTGACGATCGCCTAGCTTTGTCCGTAGATGAAACGCGGGAATCTATTCGAGGCGATGCGGTTTACGGCTCACCGAGGCGCAAAGGGCCAGGAAGCGTAGGTCGACTCTTGGACCGCGTTGAGCGGATGTTGAGCCAGTCCGCTTTTGCTGGTCTGGCCCGTGAGACCGCTGCCGCTGGTGTATACGCGCAAATAACTAGAACCACATTGGCGGGCAGCAAAAACCTAACGAGTACCTCCGCAAGGCTAGCGCTCGAATCCAAGATCGCGGATTTGATAAGGGCGGGAGCTGCTTACGAACCGTACGGATTATTATCTTTACGACAGCTTCGTGATATTTCATCGCAGCTCACTGAAGCCCGTCAGAACAGCGGACAGCTGCCGACCCTCCACAGGATATTGAATCCTTACCTGGATAGTGTTCAAGACCAAGTTGAATCGCTGGCGCCTGCTTTGCAACTGATAGACACCTTTGTTACTGGCGTCAACAACTTTCTAGACCGGAAAGAACTGCGGTTCTCGACGGCACATGGCATAAGTCTTGTGGGTGGCGGTGATGGAGTTCGACTCCAGCCTGACGTTCTATCAAGCGGTGAACGTCATCTGCTTTATTTGATGTCTCATGCCATTCTTGCTACTGCCGACCGGCCTCTCTTGGTCATTGATGAGCCAGAGCTTTCCCTCGGTATTGACTGGCAAAGAAATTTACTTCCGGAACTGTTGCGGTGTACTGCTTCCGCGGGCGTCCAATTTCTAGTCGCGTCGCATTCACTGCAAGTCATGAATGCAGTACCGCGGCGAGACATCGTTCTTCCGGGTGAGGACTGA
- a CDS encoding CsbD family protein: MGLGDKIENAAEKAGGKGKEAAGAATGDESMRTEGQADQAKGDLKQAGEKVKDAFKKD; this comes from the coding sequence ATGGGATTGGGCGACAAGATTGAAAACGCGGCCGAGAAGGCCGGCGGTAAGGGCAAGGAAGCGGCAGGCGCTGCCACGGGCGATGAGAGCATGCGGACCGAGGGCCAGGCCGACCAGGCCAAAGGTGATCTGAAGCAGGCCGGCGAGAAGGTCAAGGACGCTTTCAAGAAGGACTGA
- the metH gene encoding methionine synthase, with the protein MPRFALDIESVPRPVRAQELLNAVNHRVVIADGAMGTMLQGRELSLDVDFQNLEGCNEILNDTRPDVIADIHDAYFATGIDAVETNTFGANWSNLSDYGIDDRIAELALKGAKIARERAEAAEETDGRMRWVLGSMGPGTKLPSLGHTSYDYLKQTFALQAEGLIDGGADAFLIETSQDLLQTKAAVNGCKQAIVSRGVRLPIFVEVTVETTGTMLMGSEIGAALTALEPLGVDAIGLNCATGPDEMSEHLRHLSKQSSVAIACMPNAGLPVLGANGAHYPLSPTELATAHEQFVREFGLGLVGGCCGTTPEHMAAVVERLAPFRTRKTDADSNSPARVPTEREAGVASLYQHVNFDQDASYLAIGERTNANGSKAFRQAMLEERWDDCVDIAREQIRVGAHLLDVCIDYVGRDGVADIKEVVSRFASASTLPLVIDSTEPPVLQAGLELIGGRPVVNSVNYEDGDGPDSRFARIMPLVKEHGTAVIALTINEEGQARTTEGKVAIASRLVDALVGEWGMRVEDIIVDCLTFPVATGQEETRRDGIETIEAIRQITTKYPGINTTLGVSNVSFGLNPAARIVLNSVFLHEAVQAGLTSGIIDAAKIVPLASLPEEQRKVALDLVYDRREYDADGNTTYDPLAIMLDMFAGVDTAALKDQRAAELAALPTGARLERRIIDGEGKGLEDDLDLARSEGMTPLGIINDHLLEGMKVVGERFGAGEMQLPFVLQSAEVMKNAVALLEPHMEKSDSSGKGTMVIATVRGDVHDIGKNLVDIILTNNGYKVINIGIKQGIAEIMAAAEEHNADVIGMSGLLVKSTVVMKENLAELQSRGLAKKWPVILGGAALTRAYVEQDLAEQFDGVVRYAKDAFEGLALMEPLVRVARGESPDDVGLPPLKKRIHKGGAKFTVTEPEAMPGRSDVVADNQVPSPPFWGTRIVRGVSLHDYAAFLDERATFMGQWGLKPGRGEDGASYEELVEREGRPRLRYWLDRILGEGMLDASVAYGYFPVVSEGEQVVVLHHGEDSDGVLGTAGLLAPDGGSGGPIGTDRLRFDFPRQRRDRHLCLADFVRSRESGQIDVLPVQLVTAGSKIEEFTSKMFAANQYRDYYELNGLVMQLTEALAEFWHARIRKELGFAAEEPKDTAGYFKLDYRGARFSLGYPACPDMEDRRKVTELLKPERMGVVLSDELMLHPEQSTDAFVFHHPEAKYFKV; encoded by the coding sequence ATGCCTCGTTTTGCGCTTGATATTGAGTCCGTGCCCCGCCCTGTCCGTGCGCAGGAGCTCCTGAACGCAGTGAACCACCGCGTCGTCATCGCCGACGGCGCCATGGGCACCATGCTGCAGGGCCGGGAGCTGTCGCTCGATGTGGACTTCCAGAACCTCGAAGGCTGCAACGAGATCCTCAACGACACCCGCCCGGACGTCATCGCGGACATCCACGACGCGTACTTCGCCACGGGCATCGACGCCGTCGAAACCAATACCTTCGGTGCCAACTGGTCCAACCTCTCCGACTACGGCATCGACGACCGCATCGCCGAGCTCGCCCTCAAGGGCGCGAAGATCGCCCGCGAACGCGCAGAAGCCGCCGAGGAAACAGACGGACGCATGCGCTGGGTCCTCGGCTCCATGGGCCCCGGCACCAAGCTCCCCAGCCTCGGCCACACCAGCTACGACTACCTCAAGCAGACCTTCGCCCTGCAGGCCGAGGGCCTCATCGACGGCGGCGCAGACGCCTTCCTCATCGAAACCAGCCAGGACCTCCTGCAGACCAAAGCCGCGGTCAACGGCTGCAAGCAGGCCATCGTGTCCCGCGGCGTCCGGCTGCCCATCTTCGTCGAGGTGACCGTCGAGACCACCGGAACCATGCTCATGGGCTCCGAAATCGGCGCCGCGCTCACCGCCCTGGAGCCGCTCGGCGTCGACGCCATCGGCCTGAACTGCGCCACCGGCCCGGACGAGATGAGCGAACACCTCCGCCACCTCTCCAAGCAGTCCTCCGTGGCCATCGCCTGCATGCCCAACGCCGGCCTGCCCGTCCTTGGCGCCAACGGCGCGCACTACCCGCTCTCACCCACTGAACTCGCCACCGCGCACGAGCAGTTCGTGCGCGAATTCGGCCTGGGCCTGGTGGGCGGCTGCTGCGGTACGACGCCGGAACACATGGCCGCCGTCGTCGAACGCCTTGCCCCCTTCCGCACCCGCAAGACGGACGCCGACAGCAACAGCCCAGCCCGCGTCCCCACCGAACGCGAAGCCGGCGTCGCCTCCCTCTACCAGCACGTGAACTTCGACCAGGACGCCTCCTACCTCGCCATCGGTGAGCGCACCAACGCCAACGGCTCCAAGGCGTTCCGCCAGGCGATGCTCGAAGAGCGCTGGGACGACTGCGTGGACATCGCCCGCGAGCAGATCCGCGTCGGCGCCCACCTGCTGGACGTCTGCATCGACTATGTAGGGCGCGACGGCGTCGCGGACATCAAGGAGGTCGTCTCGCGTTTCGCGTCCGCCTCCACCCTCCCGCTCGTCATCGACTCCACCGAACCGCCCGTGCTGCAGGCCGGCCTTGAACTCATCGGCGGCCGCCCGGTGGTCAACTCCGTCAACTACGAGGACGGCGACGGCCCGGACAGCCGCTTCGCGCGCATCATGCCGCTCGTGAAGGAACACGGCACCGCCGTGATTGCCCTGACCATCAACGAAGAGGGCCAAGCCCGCACCACCGAGGGCAAGGTGGCCATCGCCTCCCGCCTCGTCGACGCCCTGGTGGGCGAATGGGGCATGCGCGTCGAGGACATCATCGTCGACTGCCTCACCTTCCCCGTCGCCACCGGCCAGGAGGAAACCCGCCGGGATGGCATCGAAACCATCGAGGCCATCCGCCAGATCACCACCAAATACCCCGGCATCAACACTACGCTCGGCGTCTCCAACGTGTCCTTCGGCCTCAACCCCGCAGCGCGCATCGTCCTGAACTCCGTGTTCCTGCACGAGGCCGTCCAGGCGGGCCTGACCAGCGGCATCATCGACGCGGCCAAGATCGTCCCATTGGCCTCGCTGCCGGAAGAGCAGCGCAAGGTGGCCCTGGACCTCGTCTACGACCGCCGCGAATACGACGCCGACGGCAACACCACGTACGACCCCCTGGCCATCATGCTGGACATGTTCGCCGGCGTCGACACCGCCGCGCTCAAGGACCAGCGCGCCGCTGAACTCGCCGCGCTGCCCACCGGCGCGCGCCTGGAACGGCGCATCATCGACGGCGAAGGCAAGGGCCTCGAAGACGACCTGGACCTCGCGCGCAGCGAGGGCATGACCCCGCTCGGCATCATCAACGACCACCTGCTCGAGGGCATGAAGGTGGTGGGCGAGCGCTTCGGCGCCGGCGAGATGCAGCTGCCGTTCGTGCTGCAGTCCGCCGAGGTGATGAAGAACGCCGTCGCGCTGCTCGAGCCGCACATGGAGAAGTCCGATTCCTCGGGCAAGGGCACCATGGTGATCGCCACCGTGCGCGGCGACGTGCACGACATCGGCAAGAACCTGGTGGACATCATCCTCACCAACAACGGCTACAAGGTCATCAACATCGGCATCAAGCAGGGCATCGCCGAGATCATGGCTGCAGCCGAGGAGCACAATGCCGATGTGATCGGCATGTCCGGGCTGCTGGTGAAGTCCACCGTGGTGATGAAGGAGAACCTCGCGGAGCTGCAGTCCCGCGGCCTGGCGAAGAAGTGGCCGGTGATCCTCGGCGGCGCAGCCCTGACCCGCGCCTACGTGGAGCAGGACCTGGCCGAGCAGTTTGACGGCGTGGTCCGGTACGCCAAGGACGCCTTCGAGGGCCTGGCCCTCATGGAACCGCTGGTCCGCGTGGCCCGCGGCGAGTCGCCGGACGACGTCGGCCTGCCGCCGCTGAAGAAGCGGATCCACAAGGGCGGTGCGAAGTTCACGGTGACCGAGCCGGAGGCCATGCCCGGGCGGTCCGACGTCGTCGCGGACAACCAGGTTCCTTCCCCGCCGTTTTGGGGCACGCGTATCGTCCGCGGCGTCTCGCTCCACGACTACGCTGCGTTCCTCGATGAGCGCGCCACGTTCATGGGGCAGTGGGGGCTCAAGCCCGGCCGCGGCGAGGACGGCGCCTCCTACGAGGAGCTGGTGGAACGCGAGGGCCGGCCGCGCCTGCGGTACTGGCTGGACCGCATCCTCGGCGAGGGCATGCTCGACGCCTCCGTCGCCTACGGCTACTTCCCGGTGGTTTCCGAGGGGGAGCAGGTGGTGGTGCTGCACCACGGCGAGGATTCCGATGGCGTCCTCGGCACCGCGGGCCTGCTCGCCCCCGATGGTGGTTCAGGCGGCCCGATCGGCACTGACCGTCTGCGTTTCGACTTCCCGCGCCAGCGCCGCGACCGGCACCTGTGCCTTGCGGACTTTGTGCGGTCACGGGAATCGGGGCAGATTGACGTGCTGCCGGTGCAGCTGGTCACCGCCGGTTCGAAGATCGAAGAGTTCACGTCCAAGATGTTCGCGGCCAACCAGTACCGCGACTACTACGAGCTCAATGGCCTGGTTATGCAGCTTACCGAGGCGCTGGCGGAGTTCTGGCACGCGCGCATCCGCAAGGAGTTGGGCTTCGCGGCCGAGGAGCCGAAGGACACGGCCGGGTATTTCAAGCTCGACTACCGCGGTGCTCGGTTCTCGCTGGGCTACCCCGCGTGCCCGGACATGGAGGACCGCCGCAAGGTGACAGAGCTGCTGAAGCCTGAGCGGATGGGCGTTGTTTTGAGCGATGAGCTGATGCTGCACCCCGAGCAGTCCACCGACGCGTTTGTGTTCCACCACCCGGAGGCGAAGTACTTCAAGGTGTGA